The Flavobacteriales bacterium genome has a segment encoding these proteins:
- a CDS encoding T9SS type A sorting domain-containing protein gives MKKIGFLIVFLYSTIGFSQEQEVSGINYRSCSTSERYNEIIAKNPIIKQLVDQQNNFAQEWTKNNYGKTTIDASGKKTITYIIPVVWHVIHNDGPENISKAAIQNEIAELNKDFQKLNSDINNVHPLFAGITADCQIEFRLARLDPNGNCTEGITRTKSTLTYAMDEIVKETIRPSWNTPTIKYLNIWQGTKISFDAGGYAFYPGTTTDETEGIVLIAQQLGNTVTHEVGHYLNLPHLWGDSNDPQDPNNCFDDDQVADTPNTIGRTGCLATASSCGSIDNVQNYMEYNFCDLMFTEGQKQRMHAALNSPIGARDILCSQANLINTGTADPYDANPICTPIANFNYNKKFICEGQQVSFTDNSFNATPTLWNWTFNGGTPSFSNIQNPTITYNTKGVYSVINEPGTTTGSGYHKKDSIIIVSSINADYLLPYSEGFENTVNFANNWFSFGTAANNWEHTTSVSYSGNNCVKINNITNNSSTITELISSTFDLSTIPNPKINWKSAYAKKLSGGNDQLIVYSSVDCGSTWQIVGIKSANVLSSAPATNSPFIPADTTQWKEHDLVFNASLAASSNVKLKFYFKSNGGNNFYLDDINLISDISTQITEQSPIEFINIFPNPSSNNTTLTYLLSSNIKSLKITLKDVLGKEVTTIVNDHSFSAGKYTLTVDQGKKLASGLYFIEFNADENIRLEKLIVR, from the coding sequence ATGAAAAAAATAGGATTTCTAATTGTGTTTTTATACTCTACAATTGGCTTCTCGCAAGAACAAGAAGTTTCAGGAATCAATTATAGGTCGTGCTCTACATCAGAACGATACAATGAAATTATTGCAAAAAATCCAATAATTAAGCAATTAGTGGATCAACAAAATAATTTTGCTCAAGAGTGGACAAAAAATAATTACGGTAAAACAACCATAGATGCTAGTGGTAAAAAAACCATTACTTATATTATACCTGTAGTATGGCATGTTATTCATAACGATGGTCCTGAGAACATTTCTAAAGCAGCTATCCAAAACGAAATTGCCGAGTTAAATAAAGATTTTCAAAAGTTAAATTCCGACATTAATAATGTACATCCATTATTTGCAGGAATTACTGCTGATTGTCAAATTGAATTTAGACTAGCAAGACTAGATCCCAATGGAAATTGTACAGAAGGTATTACTAGAACCAAAAGTACTTTAACTTATGCAATGGATGAAATTGTAAAAGAAACAATAAGACCATCCTGGAATACACCGACAATAAAATATTTAAACATTTGGCAAGGCACCAAAATCTCATTTGATGCAGGTGGTTATGCATTTTATCCTGGTACAACAACCGATGAAACAGAAGGAATTGTATTAATTGCTCAACAATTAGGAAACACAGTTACTCATGAAGTTGGTCATTATTTGAATTTGCCTCATTTATGGGGTGACAGTAATGACCCCCAAGACCCAAACAATTGTTTTGATGATGACCAAGTAGCAGACACCCCTAACACAATAGGAAGAACAGGGTGTTTGGCTACTGCAAGCTCATGTGGTTCTATTGATAATGTTCAAAATTACATGGAATATAATTTTTGCGACCTTATGTTTACCGAAGGGCAAAAACAACGAATGCATGCTGCGCTTAATTCACCTATAGGAGCAAGAGATATTTTATGTAGCCAAGCAAACCTTATTAATACCGGTACTGCTGATCCTTATGATGCAAATCCTATTTGCACTCCAATTGCAAATTTCAATTACAACAAAAAATTTATTTGTGAAGGACAACAAGTTTCATTTACTGACAACTCATTTAATGCAACACCAACCTTATGGAATTGGACTTTTAATGGAGGAACACCTTCTTTTAGCAACATACAAAACCCAACGATTACTTATAATACTAAGGGAGTATATTCGGTAATTAACGAGCCTGGCACAACAACTGGCTCAGGGTATCATAAAAAAGATAGTATTATTATTGTTAGTAGTATAAATGCTGATTATCTCTTGCCTTATTCTGAAGGTTTTGAAAACACAGTTAATTTCGCTAATAATTGGTTTTCGTTTGGTACTGCTGCAAATAATTGGGAACATACAACTTCGGTATCTTATAGCGGAAATAATTGTGTTAAAATTAACAACATAACTAACAATTCATCAACAATAACTGAGCTAATCTCTTCAACATTTGATTTATCTACTATCCCAAATCCAAAAATTAACTGGAAAAGTGCTTATGCTAAAAAATTATCAGGAGGTAACGACCAACTTATAGTATATTCTTCAGTTGATTGTGGATCAACTTGGCAAATAGTGGGTATAAAATCTGCAAATGTATTAAGTAGTGCTCCTGCAACAAATTCGCCATTTATACCTGCAGATACAACCCAATGGAAAGAACATGATTTGGTTTTCAACGCTTCTTTAGCAGCTTCAAGTAATGTAAAGCTTAAATTCTACTTTAAAAGTAATGGAGGCAATAATTTTTATTTAGATGATATTAATTTAATAAGTGATATCTCAACTCAAATTACTGAACAAAGTCCAATTGAATTTATTAATATTTTCCCAAATCCAAGTAGCAATAATACAACTTTAACTTACTTACTGAGTTCAAATATAAAATCGTTAAAAATTACCTTGAAAGATGTGTTAGGTAAAGAAGTAACAACAATTGTTAATGACCATAGCTTTTCTGCTGGAAAATATACCTTAACGGTTGATCAAGGAAAAAAACTAGCTTCTGGATTATACTTTATTGAGTTTAATGCCGATGAAAATATTCGATTAGAAAAATTAATCGTTAGGTAA
- a CDS encoding T9SS type A sorting domain-containing protein — MKNIYLIIGLALSVSVNAQKGIPGIDYRSCSAAERNNEIIDNNPAIKALMDQQHADALEWTKNHYGEIITDATGKKTILYVIPVVWHVVHNDGPENISRATIENEIAELNKDYQKLNPDWGNAHAAFLGIVADVQVEFRLARKDPDGNCTEGITRTKNVITYAMDESAKTIAPSWNRNGRYYLNIWMGQAIGSGAGGYAYYPGVVPNNRDGVVLRAAQLGNTVTHEVGHWLNLAHCWGSSNTPGDAGNCSSDDGVADTPNTIGQTGCTSTASSCSSVDNVQNYMEYNFCDLMFTEGQKSRMHSALNSAVGGRSTLWSPTNRANTGIDDPYVQNPVCILMGTDFTYNKEYLCEGQQVTFNEINTYNGTATQWDWTFNGGTPNVSGAQTPTIDYNTAGVYSASLKAGNGAGWGPLANKFNIITVSSINAQYTLPYADSFENDVDFYNDWWITAQSGSPWEQINTLGYTGSKCVKVDNIFNSANDVTELISPSYNLSSMTVPKLNWKNAFAKKATGSSNDQLIIYSSIDCGASWQIVTIKTASTMASAPATNSSFVPSGPTQWKDFTQTLSAGLAASSNVRFKFYFKSNGGNNIYIDDINVFGDASTVGIDEVKTVNNFIVYPNPTSESAIVSFNLTTEVKNLRITLKDVLGKEVTNIVNGQSFSAGKYNMSIDQGKKLASGLYFVEFNADNKVKIEKLIVK, encoded by the coding sequence ATGAAAAATATATATTTAATTATAGGTCTTGCACTTAGTGTAAGTGTTAATGCTCAAAAAGGGATTCCTGGTATTGATTATAGATCGTGTTCTGCAGCCGAACGCAACAATGAAATTATTGATAATAACCCTGCTATTAAAGCTTTAATGGACCAACAACATGCTGATGCATTAGAATGGACAAAAAACCATTATGGCGAAATAATTACAGATGCAACTGGTAAAAAAACAATATTATATGTAATACCTGTTGTTTGGCATGTAGTACATAATGATGGTCCTGAGAATATTTCAAGGGCAACCATAGAAAATGAAATAGCTGAATTAAATAAGGATTATCAAAAATTAAATCCAGATTGGGGTAATGCACATGCAGCTTTTCTTGGTATAGTTGCCGATGTTCAAGTTGAATTCAGATTAGCAAGAAAAGACCCTGATGGCAATTGTACAGAAGGAATAACGAGAACTAAAAATGTAATAACTTATGCAATGGATGAATCGGCAAAAACGATTGCTCCATCATGGAATAGAAATGGTAGATATTACCTTAACATTTGGATGGGACAAGCTATAGGTAGTGGTGCTGGTGGCTATGCTTATTATCCAGGTGTTGTTCCTAACAATAGAGATGGCGTAGTATTAAGAGCTGCTCAATTAGGAAATACTGTAACTCATGAAGTAGGACATTGGTTGAATTTAGCTCACTGCTGGGGGAGTTCTAACACTCCTGGTGATGCTGGAAACTGCTCTTCTGACGACGGAGTTGCTGACACTCCTAACACAATTGGTCAAACAGGTTGTACTTCCACAGCATCTTCATGTAGTTCTGTAGATAATGTTCAAAACTATATGGAATATAATTTTTGCGATTTAATGTTTACGGAAGGACAAAAATCAAGAATGCATTCAGCTTTAAATAGCGCTGTTGGAGGAAGAAGTACTTTATGGTCTCCAACAAATAGAGCTAATACGGGAATCGATGATCCATATGTTCAAAATCCTGTATGTATATTAATGGGGACCGATTTTACCTATAACAAAGAATATTTATGTGAAGGACAACAAGTTACTTTTAATGAAATAAACACTTATAATGGTACAGCAACACAATGGGATTGGACATTTAATGGTGGAACCCCTAATGTATCAGGAGCACAAACTCCTACTATTGATTATAATACTGCTGGAGTTTATAGCGCATCTTTAAAAGCTGGAAATGGAGCAGGATGGGGTCCTTTAGCAAACAAATTCAACATTATCACTGTTAGTTCTATTAATGCACAATATACGCTTCCATACGCCGACAGTTTTGAGAATGATGTTGATTTTTATAATGATTGGTGGATAACAGCTCAAAGTGGTAGCCCTTGGGAGCAAATTAACACCTTAGGCTATACTGGATCTAAATGCGTAAAGGTTGATAATATTTTTAATTCTGCTAATGACGTTACAGAATTAATTTCACCTTCTTACAATTTATCATCAATGACTGTTCCAAAATTAAATTGGAAAAATGCCTTTGCTAAAAAAGCTACAGGAAGTAGTAATGATCAATTAATTATATACTCTTCAATTGATTGTGGAGCTTCATGGCAAATTGTTACAATTAAGACTGCATCAACAATGGCTAGCGCACCTGCTACCAATAGTAGTTTCGTTCCTTCAGGACCAACACAATGGAAAGACTTTACACAAACTTTAAGTGCTGGATTAGCTGCTTCAAGTAATGTACGTTTTAAGTTCTATTTTAAAAGCAATGGCGGAAACAATATTTATATAGATGATATTAATGTTTTTGGTGACGCTTCTACTGTAGGTATAGACGAAGTAAAGACAGTAAACAACTTTATTGTGTATCCTAACCCAACATCAGAAAGTGCAATCGTTTCTTTTAATTTAACAACTGAAGTAAAAAATTTAAGAATAACATTAAAAGATGTTTTAGGTAAAGAAGTTACAAATATTGTAAACGGACAAAGTTTTAGCGCTGGAAAGTACAACATGAGCATTGACCAAGGTAAAAAATTAGCTTCAGGTCTTTATTTTGTAGAATTCAATGCAGACAATAAAGTTAAAATTGAAAAATTAATCGTTAAGTAA